One genomic window of Streptomyces sp. WP-1 includes the following:
- the ctaD gene encoding cytochrome c oxidase subunit I: protein MATETASAAPGPVRGRGRGRAGRVVVDWLTTTDHKKIGHLYLITGFGFFLAAGVMALLMRAELARPGLQLMSAERYDQLFTLHGTIMLLLFATPSFAGFANELMPLQIGAPDVAFPRLNMLSYWFFLFGGLIVLGSLLSPDGPADYGWFAYAPLNDATHSPGAGPDLWIMGLALSGFGTILGAVNFITTIIAMRAPGMTMFRMPIFTWNTLFTSILILLAFPVLAAALLVLEADRHFGARVFEAANGGALLWQHLFWFFGHPEVYIIALPFFGIVTEIIPVFSRKPIFGYLTLVGATMAITGLSIVVWAHHMFATGAVLLPFFSFMSFLIAVPTGVKFFNWTGTMIHGSLSFETPMLWALGFLVTFLFGGLTGVILASPPMDLHVTDSYFVVAHFHYVVFGTVVFAVFGGFAFWWPKFTGKMLDERLGKIQFWTLFVGFHTTFLVQHWLGAEGMPRRYADYLAADGFTALNTVSSIGAFLLGLSTLPFLCNVWKTARHGEKVDTDDPWGYGRSLEWATSCPPPRHNFVTLPRIRSESPAFDLHHPAYAAQAPQPEPRGHQARD, encoded by the coding sequence ATGGCGACCGAGACCGCGAGCGCGGCGCCGGGACCGGTGCGCGGCCGGGGGCGGGGGCGGGCGGGCCGGGTGGTGGTGGACTGGCTCACCACCACGGACCACAAGAAGATCGGCCATCTGTATCTGATCACCGGCTTCGGTTTCTTCCTGGCCGCCGGGGTGATGGCGCTGCTGATGCGGGCCGAACTCGCCCGGCCGGGGCTCCAGCTGATGAGCGCGGAGAGGTACGACCAGCTGTTCACCCTGCACGGCACGATCATGCTGCTGCTGTTCGCGACACCGAGCTTCGCGGGGTTCGCCAATGAGCTGATGCCGCTCCAGATCGGCGCCCCGGACGTGGCCTTCCCCCGGCTGAACATGCTGTCGTACTGGTTCTTCCTGTTCGGCGGCCTGATCGTGCTGGGCTCCCTGCTCTCCCCGGACGGGCCCGCCGACTACGGCTGGTTCGCCTACGCGCCGCTCAACGACGCGACGCACTCCCCCGGGGCCGGCCCCGACCTGTGGATCATGGGGCTCGCGCTGTCCGGGTTCGGGACGATCCTCGGCGCGGTCAACTTCATCACCACGATCATCGCGATGCGGGCGCCGGGCATGACGATGTTCCGGATGCCGATCTTCACCTGGAACACCCTGTTCACCTCGATCCTGATCCTGCTGGCGTTCCCGGTGCTGGCGGCGGCACTGCTGGTGCTGGAGGCGGACCGGCACTTCGGGGCGCGGGTGTTCGAGGCGGCGAACGGCGGGGCGCTGCTGTGGCAGCACCTGTTCTGGTTCTTCGGGCATCCCGAGGTCTACATCATCGCGCTGCCGTTCTTCGGGATCGTCACGGAGATCATCCCGGTCTTCAGCCGCAAGCCGATCTTCGGGTATCTGACGCTGGTCGGCGCGACGATGGCGATCACCGGTCTGTCGATCGTGGTGTGGGCGCACCACATGTTCGCCACCGGCGCGGTGCTGCTGCCGTTCTTCTCCTTCATGTCGTTCCTGATCGCGGTGCCGACCGGGGTGAAGTTCTTCAACTGGACCGGCACGATGATCCACGGCTCGCTGTCCTTCGAGACGCCGATGCTGTGGGCGCTGGGCTTCCTCGTGACGTTCCTGTTCGGCGGGCTGACCGGGGTGATCCTCGCGTCGCCGCCGATGGACCTCCATGTCACGGACTCGTACTTCGTGGTCGCGCACTTCCACTACGTCGTCTTCGGCACGGTCGTCTTCGCGGTGTTCGGGGGGTTCGCCTTCTGGTGGCCGAAGTTCACCGGGAAGATGCTGGACGAGCGGCTGGGGAAGATCCAGTTCTGGACGCTGTTCGTCGGCTTCCACACCACGTTCCTGGTGCAGCACTGGCTGGGGGCGGAGGGGATGCCGCGCCGGTACGCGGACTATCTGGCGGCGGACGGCTTCACGGCGCTCAACACCGTGTCCTCCATCGGCGCGTTCCTGCTCGGTCTGTCGACGCTGCCCTTCCTCTGCAACGTCTGGAAGACGGCCCGCCACGGCGAGAAGGTCGACACCGACGACCCCTGGGGCTACGGCCGCTCCCTGGAGTGGGCGACGTCCTGTCCCCCGCCGCGGCACAACTTCGTGACGCTGCCGAGGATCCGCTCGGAGTCGCCGGCGTTCGACCTGCACCACCCGGCGTACGCGGCACAGGCCCCCCAGCCGGAGCCGAGGGGCCATCAGGCGCGGGACTGA
- a CDS encoding I78 family peptidase inhibitor has product MAPIPTPPAEPQDSPDGYVGLDAEQAERRARERGWSTVRALPPGAIITMEYRVGRLNFEVRDGRVARAWKG; this is encoded by the coding sequence ATGGCACCGATTCCCACTCCGCCAGCGGAGCCCCAGGACAGCCCGGACGGGTACGTCGGCCTCGACGCCGAGCAGGCCGAGCGGCGCGCCCGGGAGCGCGGCTGGTCGACCGTGCGCGCGCTGCCGCCGGGCGCGATCATCACCATGGAGTACCGCGTGGGGCGGCTCAACTTCGAGGTGCGCGACGGCCGGGTGGCCCGCGCCTGGAAGGGCTGA
- a CDS encoding phosphatase PAP2 family protein, with amino-acid sequence MRTERNLTRRLDRVFARLDREPERPAHIDVPVMSRHRVVLFSATLAFYLAIVWAVVTTSWLVRLDWQVMFFRPYQQWPQIHAFLDYYVVLGQRGPTAVMVAAWLGWRSWRQHTLRPLLTLATSLLLLNITVGAAKYGMGRLGPHYATVIGSNEMVRGGDIFPSGHTANAVVTWGILAYLASTPRARRWLSAVSAITSLGVGLTTVYLGTHWLSDVLLGWAAGLLILLALPWFESLIARTEMWLFDLRDRWRARRSRPVREPAVPVAPVVLTGPRAASAEQSAPAREPVSSTRASRGLAHLAPGPHTARSERSPVTPAGPRRPPGADRAPRGTSPARPLTGG; translated from the coding sequence GTGCGTACCGAACGGAACCTCACCCGGCGTCTGGACCGGGTGTTCGCCAGGCTGGACCGCGAGCCGGAACGGCCGGCCCATATCGATGTGCCGGTGATGAGCCGGCACCGGGTCGTGCTGTTCTCCGCGACCCTCGCCTTCTACCTGGCGATCGTGTGGGCCGTGGTGACCACCTCCTGGCTCGTCCGGCTCGACTGGCAGGTCATGTTCTTCCGGCCGTACCAGCAGTGGCCGCAGATCCACGCCTTCCTCGACTACTACGTGGTGCTCGGCCAGCGCGGCCCCACCGCGGTGATGGTCGCGGCCTGGCTGGGCTGGCGCTCCTGGCGACAGCACACGCTGCGCCCGCTGCTCACCCTCGCCACGTCGCTGCTGCTGCTGAACATCACGGTCGGCGCCGCCAAGTACGGCATGGGACGGCTCGGTCCGCACTACGCGACCGTGATCGGCTCGAACGAGATGGTCAGGGGCGGCGATATATTTCCCAGCGGCCACACCGCCAACGCGGTGGTCACCTGGGGCATCCTGGCCTACCTGGCCTCCACCCCGCGCGCCCGCCGCTGGCTGTCGGCCGTCTCCGCGATCACCTCGCTCGGTGTCGGCCTCACCACCGTCTACCTCGGTACGCACTGGCTCAGCGATGTGCTCCTCGGCTGGGCCGCCGGTCTGCTGATCCTGCTCGCCCTGCCCTGGTTCGAATCACTGATCGCCCGCACCGAGATGTGGCTGTTCGACCTGCGCGACCGCTGGCGCGCCCGGCGCAGCCGGCCCGTGCGCGAACCGGCCGTCCCCGTCGCCCCGGTGGTGCTCACCGGGCCGCGCGCCGCCTCGGCCGAGCAGTCCGCGCCGGCCCGCGAGCCGGTCTCCTCGACCCGCGCCTCCCGGGGCCTGGCGCACCTGGCGCCCGGCCCGCACACGGCCCGTTCGGAGCGCAGCCCGGTCACCCCGGCGGGCCCCCGCCGCCCGCCCGGCGCCGACCGGGCACCGCGCGGCACCTCCCCGGCCCGCCCCCTGACGGGCGGCTGA
- a CDS encoding glycosyltransferase family 39 protein has product MTDLSTGVAAPHAPPQDPPAAPLLRRAVPAVLAYAAVRALGLVVLAVWSAARGTSALTLLTARWDSLWYTRVAELGYGYQVRLPNGDIHSNLAFFPLLPWLERLLHALTPLSYPHAGLVVSLVASLAAAAGIFAVAERVYGPRVGICAVLLWAVLPVAAVQSMAYSESLFTALAAWALYALLTGRWVGAGLLAAFAGLTRPVGGAVVAAVWVAAAVSFVRDRSAARADGARSPAGAPAHSTVRRLLGVSLAPLGAAGYVLWVGHRTGRGPLGYLDVQAGWRNGFDGGYAFARFVAEKFTSFPGALAGVGLIAGVGLLLWLYVTGVRRGQPLELLVYTGVVLALALCASSYFGSKPRLLLPAFPVLLPLAAALARLRTSRSALVTVGLAVVSAVYGAFWLNGSGPP; this is encoded by the coding sequence GTGACCGATCTCAGCACCGGCGTGGCCGCACCCCACGCCCCGCCCCAGGACCCGCCCGCCGCCCCGCTGCTCCGCCGGGCGGTGCCGGCCGTGCTGGCGTACGCGGCGGTCCGTGCCCTGGGCCTGGTGGTGCTGGCGGTGTGGAGCGCCGCGCGCGGCACGAGCGCGCTGACCCTGCTGACCGCGCGCTGGGACTCCCTCTGGTACACCCGGGTCGCCGAACTGGGCTACGGCTACCAGGTGCGGCTGCCGAACGGCGACATCCACTCGAACCTGGCGTTCTTCCCGCTGCTGCCCTGGCTGGAGCGGCTGCTGCACGCGCTCACCCCGCTGTCGTACCCGCACGCGGGCCTCGTGGTGAGCCTGGTGGCCTCGCTGGCCGCGGCAGCGGGGATCTTCGCGGTGGCGGAGCGGGTGTACGGGCCGCGGGTCGGCATCTGCGCCGTACTGCTGTGGGCGGTGCTGCCGGTCGCGGCCGTGCAGTCGATGGCGTACAGCGAGTCGCTGTTCACGGCGCTGGCGGCCTGGGCGCTGTACGCGCTGCTGACCGGGCGGTGGGTGGGGGCGGGGCTGCTCGCGGCGTTCGCGGGGCTGACCCGGCCGGTGGGCGGCGCGGTGGTGGCGGCGGTGTGGGTCGCGGCCGCGGTCTCGTTCGTGCGGGACCGAAGCGCGGCGCGTGCGGACGGCGCGCGGTCACCGGCAGGCGCCCCCGCGCACTCCACCGTCCGCCGTCTCCTCGGCGTGTCGCTCGCCCCGCTCGGCGCGGCCGGTTACGTCCTGTGGGTGGGCCATCGCACCGGCAGGGGCCCGCTCGGCTATCTGGACGTCCAGGCCGGATGGCGCAACGGCTTCGACGGCGGGTACGCCTTCGCGCGTTTCGTGGCCGAGAAGTTCACGTCGTTCCCCGGCGCGCTCGCGGGCGTCGGCCTGATCGCGGGCGTCGGGCTGCTGCTCTGGCTGTACGTCACCGGCGTGCGCCGGGGCCAGCCGCTCGAACTGCTCGTGTACACCGGTGTGGTGCTCGCGCTCGCACTGTGCGCGTCGAGCTACTTCGGTTCCAAGCCCCGGCTGCTGCTGCCCGCCTTCCCGGTGCTCCTCCCGCTCGCCGCCGCGCTCGCCCGGCTGCGGACCTCCCGATCCGCCCTGGTCACGGTGGGATTGGCGGTCGTCTCCGCGGTGTACGGGGCGTTCTGGCTGAACGGCTCGGGGCCTCCATGA
- a CDS encoding MFS transporter, with translation MSGTTTAALRPRRRTTGPGADRWVVLVVLCASLLLVALDATVLHVAVPAVSEDLRPSAIQLLWIVDVYPLVCAALLILFGTLGDRVGRRRVLLLGYALFGVASAVAACAHTAEVLILARALLGVGGAMIMPATLSILRQVFPDRRERALAIGVWSAVAAVGAAVGPLLGGFLLEHFWWGSVFLVNIPLMLISLPVGRLLLPESRGTADGPWDVTGALTAAAGLFGVVLGVKRLGGGEDPTSPLTLLPLLAGAALLVLFVRRQRRLPHPLVDLCMFRRPAFSTSVGCIVLAMLALVGLELIAAQYLQLVLGLSPLATGLRLLPLTVAAMAAGLLGARVLRRFGPRRMVCTGFCLTAAAVLALTAMGTADNSPLLLSGFVLLGFGLETTLFGAYESMLSEAPADRAGGAAAIGETSYQLGAGIGIALLGSVMNAAYTPRLRAVPGVSAPDATAAGHSLGEAYDVAGRLGGPTGTLLRRVARDSFVHGLHLTLLVSAGLLLLGAVMALRLPRIMQCGAEPETGAEPETGAGAESGAGLESGVSAGAGVEAGAEPGAAGVPSPRVSGKQRASGTPQVPEKPRVSA, from the coding sequence ATGTCCGGGACGACCACGGCCGCGCTCCGGCCGCGCCGTCGGACGACCGGGCCCGGTGCCGACCGCTGGGTCGTCCTCGTCGTCCTCTGCGCCAGCCTGCTGCTCGTCGCCCTCGACGCGACCGTGCTGCACGTGGCCGTCCCCGCGGTCAGCGAGGACCTGCGGCCCAGCGCCATCCAGCTGCTCTGGATCGTCGACGTCTACCCGCTGGTCTGCGCCGCGCTGCTGATCCTCTTCGGCACCCTGGGCGACCGCGTCGGACGCAGACGCGTGCTCCTGCTCGGCTACGCCCTGTTCGGCGTGGCCTCCGCGGTGGCCGCCTGCGCGCACACCGCCGAGGTGCTGATCCTCGCCCGCGCCCTGCTCGGCGTCGGCGGCGCCATGATCATGCCCGCGACCCTGTCGATCCTGCGCCAGGTCTTCCCCGACCGGCGCGAGCGCGCCCTCGCCATCGGTGTCTGGAGCGCGGTCGCCGCGGTCGGCGCGGCGGTCGGACCACTGCTCGGCGGGTTCCTGCTGGAGCACTTCTGGTGGGGCTCGGTCTTCCTGGTCAACATCCCGCTGATGCTGATCAGCCTCCCCGTCGGACGGCTGCTGCTGCCCGAGTCCCGGGGCACGGCCGACGGCCCCTGGGACGTGACCGGCGCGCTGACGGCGGCCGCGGGTCTGTTCGGCGTCGTCCTCGGTGTGAAGCGGCTCGGCGGCGGCGAGGACCCCACGAGCCCGCTCACCCTGCTGCCGCTGCTGGCCGGCGCGGCCCTGCTGGTGCTGTTCGTACGGCGCCAGCGGCGGCTGCCGCATCCGCTGGTGGACCTGTGCATGTTCCGCAGGCCCGCCTTCAGCACCTCGGTGGGCTGCATCGTGCTGGCCATGCTCGCGCTGGTCGGCCTGGAGCTGATCGCCGCGCAGTATCTGCAACTGGTGCTCGGCCTCTCCCCGCTCGCCACCGGGCTGCGGCTGCTGCCACTGACCGTGGCGGCGATGGCGGCCGGTCTGCTGGGCGCGCGCGTGCTGCGCCGGTTCGGGCCGCGCCGGATGGTGTGCACCGGCTTCTGCCTGACGGCGGCCGCGGTGCTGGCCCTGACCGCGATGGGCACCGCCGACAACTCCCCGCTGCTGCTGTCCGGCTTCGTGCTGCTCGGCTTCGGCCTGGAGACCACGTTGTTCGGCGCCTACGAGTCGATGCTCAGCGAGGCCCCCGCGGACCGGGCCGGCGGGGCGGCGGCGATCGGCGAGACGTCGTACCAGCTGGGCGCCGGCATCGGCATCGCACTGCTCGGCAGTGTGATGAACGCCGCCTATACGCCCCGGCTGCGCGCGGTCCCCGGGGTCTCCGCCCCGGACGCGACCGCCGCCGGGCACTCCCTGGGCGAGGCGTACGACGTCGCCGGCCGGCTCGGCGGCCCCACCGGGACCCTGCTCCGCCGGGTGGCCCGGGACTCCTTCGTGCACGGGCTGCATCTGACGCTGCTGGTGAGCGCGGGCCTGTTGCTGCTGGGCGCGGTGATGGCGCTGCGGCTGCCGCGGATCATGCAGTGCGGCGCGGAACCGGAGACCGGCGCGGAACCGGAGACCGGCGCGGGGGCGGAGTCCGGCGCCGGGTTGGAGTCCGGGGTTTCGGCGGGGGCCGGCGTGGAGGCGGGCGCCGAGCCGGGCGCCGCCGGGGTGCCCTCCCCGCGTGTCTCCGGCAAGCAGCGCGCCTCCGGCACGCCGCAGGTCCCCGAGAAGCCGCGGGTCTCCGCCTGA
- a CDS encoding acyl-CoA dehydrogenase family protein, with translation MSAKLPPFDAADPLGIDDLLDPEDLAIRDTVRGWAADRVLPYVADWYEKGELPGIRELARELGGIGALGMSLSGYGCAGASAVQYGLACLELEAADSGIRSLVSVQGSLAMYAIHRFGSEEQKQEWLPRMAAGEVIGCFGLTEPDHGSDPASMRTHAKKDGDDWVLNGRKMWITNGSVAGVAVVWAQTEEGIRGFVVPTGTPGFSAPEIKHKWSLRASVTSELVLDDVRLPASAALPEVVGLRGPLSCLSHARYGIVWGAMGAARSSFESAVEYAKTREQFGRPIGGFQLTQAKLADMAVELHKGILLAHHLGRRMDAGRLRPEQVSFGKLNNVREAIEICRTARTILGANGISLEYPVMRHATNLESVLTYEGTVEMHQLVLGKALTGLDAFR, from the coding sequence ATGTCCGCGAAGCTGCCCCCGTTCGACGCCGCCGACCCGCTCGGGATCGACGATCTGCTGGACCCGGAGGACCTGGCGATCCGGGACACCGTGCGCGGCTGGGCGGCCGACCGGGTGCTGCCGTACGTCGCCGACTGGTACGAGAAGGGCGAGCTGCCCGGGATCCGGGAGCTGGCCCGGGAGCTGGGCGGGATCGGCGCCCTCGGGATGTCCCTCAGCGGGTACGGCTGCGCGGGCGCGTCGGCCGTGCAGTACGGACTGGCCTGCCTGGAGCTGGAGGCGGCCGACTCCGGGATCCGCTCGCTGGTCTCCGTGCAGGGCTCCCTCGCCATGTACGCCATCCACCGCTTCGGCAGCGAGGAGCAGAAGCAGGAGTGGCTGCCGCGGATGGCGGCGGGCGAGGTGATCGGCTGCTTCGGCCTGACCGAGCCCGACCACGGCTCCGACCCGGCCTCCATGCGCACGCACGCCAAGAAGGACGGCGACGACTGGGTGCTCAACGGGCGCAAGATGTGGATCACCAACGGATCGGTCGCCGGGGTCGCCGTCGTCTGGGCGCAGACCGAGGAGGGCATCCGCGGCTTCGTCGTACCGACCGGCACCCCCGGTTTCTCGGCGCCCGAGATCAAGCACAAGTGGTCCCTGCGCGCCTCCGTCACCAGTGAACTCGTCCTGGACGACGTGCGGTTGCCCGCGAGCGCGGCGCTGCCGGAGGTCGTCGGGCTGCGCGGCCCGCTGAGCTGTCTCTCGCACGCCCGCTACGGCATCGTGTGGGGCGCGATGGGCGCCGCGCGCAGCAGCTTCGAGTCGGCCGTGGAGTACGCGAAGACCCGCGAGCAGTTCGGGCGGCCCATCGGCGGCTTCCAGCTCACCCAGGCCAAGCTCGCCGACATGGCGGTCGAACTGCACAAGGGGATCCTGCTCGCCCATCATCTGGGGCGGCGGATGGACGCCGGCCGCCTGCGTCCCGAGCAGGTCAGCTTCGGCAAGCTGAACAACGTCCGCGAGGCCATCGAGATCTGCCGTACGGCGCGGACGATCCTCGGTGCCAACGGGATCTCCCTCGAATACCCCGTGATGCGGCACGCGACCAACCTCGAATCGGTGCTCACCTACGAGGGCACCGTCGAGATGCACCAGCTGGTGCTGGGCAAGGCGCTCACCGGGCTCGACGCGTTCCGGTGA
- a CDS encoding cell division protein SepF produces MGSVRKASAWLGLVDDNDDERYYDDDYAEGPTSGDAWVTDPRVQVAADKAEEKSRRIATVTPDSFRDARAIGELFRDGVPVIMNLTSMEPGDAKRVVDFAAGLIFGLRGSIDRVSTRVFLLTPADTEIISGDASAHRTDGFFNQS; encoded by the coding sequence ATGGGATCGGTACGCAAGGCGAGTGCGTGGCTCGGCCTCGTCGACGACAACGATGACGAGCGCTATTACGACGACGACTACGCCGAGGGCCCCACGTCCGGGGACGCCTGGGTGACCGACCCGCGGGTCCAGGTGGCCGCGGACAAGGCCGAGGAGAAGAGCCGGCGGATCGCCACGGTCACCCCGGACAGCTTCCGGGACGCCCGTGCCATCGGCGAGCTGTTCCGGGACGGGGTCCCGGTCATCATGAACCTCACCAGCATGGAGCCCGGCGACGCCAAGCGGGTCGTGGACTTCGCGGCGGGGCTGATCTTCGGTCTGCGCGGCTCCATCGACCGGGTCTCCACGCGGGTGTTCCTGCTGACCCCGGCCGACACGGAGATCATCAGCGGTGACGCGTCCGCGCACCGCACGGACGGCTTCTTCAACCAGAGCTGA
- a CDS encoding DUF5685 family protein encodes MFGIVRPCSHRLGDRLTSEWMAHLCGLCLALRRDHGQLARVVTNYDGLLISVLTEAQLGRSEGGRRLAGPCALRGMRTASVAQGEGARLAAAVSLVLAAAKVRDHVADRDGLLARRPVAAAARKVAASWSRDGEAGGAAVGFDTGVLVDAVDRQLGIETPAGPGTPLLTVTEPTETATAAAFAHTARLSGRPGNAAPLAEAGRLFGRLAHLLDAVEDQEADAAGGAWNPLTATGTSRAEARRLADDAVHGVRLALKEAEFSDGALIHLLLVHELRRSVDRAFGTTTCGHTGAQGAFGPPTGPYAPGNPGNPGPQGPYAPGGPYGNPYGTPHGGGPQGPDKRGFWAGCAAALAVCCTCKVCCADSFEGPWSRKRRDGCCASCDCNCDGSCCEAMECCECCECCACDCGC; translated from the coding sequence GTGTTCGGAATAGTCAGACCGTGCTCGCATCGGCTCGGTGACCGCCTCACATCCGAGTGGATGGCGCATCTGTGCGGGCTCTGCCTCGCGTTGCGCCGCGACCATGGTCAGCTCGCACGTGTCGTCACCAACTATGACGGTTTGTTGATCTCCGTGTTGACGGAGGCTCAGCTCGGCCGGAGCGAGGGCGGACGACGCCTGGCGGGGCCGTGCGCGCTGCGCGGGATGCGGACGGCGTCCGTCGCGCAGGGCGAGGGCGCGCGGCTCGCGGCCGCCGTCTCCCTGGTGCTCGCCGCGGCGAAGGTCCGCGACCATGTCGCCGACCGGGACGGGCTGCTGGCCCGCAGACCCGTGGCCGCCGCCGCCCGCAAGGTCGCGGCGAGCTGGAGCCGGGACGGGGAAGCGGGCGGGGCGGCGGTCGGCTTCGACACCGGTGTCCTGGTGGACGCCGTCGACCGGCAGCTCGGCATCGAGACGCCGGCCGGGCCCGGCACCCCGCTGCTGACCGTCACCGAGCCCACCGAGACGGCTACCGCGGCCGCGTTCGCGCACACCGCGCGGCTGTCCGGCCGGCCCGGCAACGCGGCCCCGCTCGCCGAGGCCGGGCGGCTCTTCGGGCGGCTCGCGCATCTGCTGGACGCGGTGGAGGACCAGGAGGCCGACGCGGCCGGCGGCGCCTGGAACCCGCTCACCGCCACCGGAACCTCCCGCGCCGAGGCCCGCAGGCTCGCCGACGACGCGGTGCACGGCGTCCGACTCGCCCTGAAGGAGGCCGAGTTCAGCGACGGCGCGCTGATCCATCTGCTGCTGGTGCACGAGCTGCGGCGCTCGGTGGACCGGGCGTTCGGCACGACGACCTGTGGACACACGGGCGCGCAGGGCGCGTTCGGACCGCCGACCGGGCCGTACGCGCCGGGGAACCCGGGGAATCCGGGACCTCAGGGGCCGTACGCGCCGGGCGGCCCGTACGGCAACCCCTACGGCACCCCTCACGGCGGCGGGCCGCAGGGCCCGGACAAGCGGGGTTTCTGGGCCGGTTGCGCCGCCGCGCTCGCCGTGTGCTGCACCTGCAAGGTGTGCTGCGCCGACTCGTTCGAGGGGCCGTGGTCGCGCAAGCGGCGCGACGGCTGCTGCGCCTCCTGCGACTGCAACTGCGACGGGTCGTGCTGCGAGGCCATGGAGTGCTGCGAATGCTGCGAGTGCTGTGCCTGTGACTGCGGCTGCTGA
- a CDS encoding ABC transporter substrate-binding protein: MPFTALTSAALLLTACGSGSGTGGADASGVAATPAAVPTADVVSAEKTDPAAAKLLPPGTGHLTVAISVGGTPPGTTYLADGRTLTGQDVDFTKAVAKVLGLKLTVDQASFEAILPALDSGKYDFGASNFGVTDERRRTIDFVTYINDGQGFATRKDSKLGKITDLKQLCGLNVATGAGTTFEATLEESRHLCSDAGKKPYQVQTYAEPSAVWSSVQQGRSDVVMSTINGLRYAVAQQPGLKFLDEFHRLDVGFAFKKGTRLAPAFRAAVDRLIADGTYDKILKKWGTTGSAITKSQISPPEIKG, encoded by the coding sequence ATGCCCTTCACCGCCTTGACCTCGGCCGCCCTGCTCCTCACCGCGTGCGGTTCCGGCTCGGGCACGGGCGGTGCGGACGCCTCGGGGGTGGCGGCCACGCCCGCGGCGGTGCCGACCGCGGACGTGGTGTCGGCAGAGAAGACCGACCCGGCGGCGGCGAAGCTGCTGCCGCCCGGCACCGGCCACCTCACCGTCGCGATCAGCGTCGGCGGCACCCCGCCCGGCACCACCTACCTCGCCGACGGCAGAACGCTGACCGGGCAGGACGTCGACTTCACCAAGGCGGTCGCCAAGGTGCTGGGCTTGAAGCTGACCGTGGACCAGGCGAGTTTCGAGGCGATCCTGCCCGCCCTGGACAGCGGCAAGTACGACTTCGGCGCGAGCAACTTCGGGGTCACCGACGAGCGGCGCAGGACCATCGACTTCGTCACCTACATCAACGACGGCCAGGGCTTCGCCACCCGCAAGGACAGCAAGCTGGGCAAGATCACCGATCTGAAGCAGCTGTGCGGGCTGAACGTGGCGACCGGCGCCGGCACCACCTTCGAGGCCACGCTGGAGGAGAGCAGGCATCTGTGCTCCGACGCGGGCAAGAAGCCGTACCAGGTGCAGACGTACGCCGAGCCGAGCGCGGTCTGGTCCTCGGTGCAGCAGGGCCGCAGCGATGTCGTGATGTCCACGATCAACGGGCTGCGCTACGCCGTCGCACAGCAGCCGGGCCTGAAGTTCCTCGATGAGTTCCACCGCCTGGACGTCGGCTTCGCCTTCAAGAAGGGCACGAGACTCGCGCCCGCCTTCCGGGCGGCGGTGGACCGGCTGATCGCCGACGGGACCTACGACAAGATCCTGAAGAAGTGGGGCACGACGGGCTCGGCGATCACGAAGTCACAGATCTCCCCGCCGGAGATCAAGGGCTGA